A single region of the Streptomyces virginiae genome encodes:
- a CDS encoding TetR/AcrR family transcriptional regulator: MNEPARRPRSEDRATDGRAERGRQSRVKIAEAVLSLLDEGESTFPAERVAERAGVSRRLVFHHFTDMSELVETAITRRLEQLIDQIRPLPTTGPRITRVAALTEQRARILEWITPAQLTLMRLATPGDRVTEVTREVLDLARARLAEVFAEELGRLPAERGSEVLHGLDAVTTWGAWYHWRSSGLSAEAAARTMETAVHALLATTDL, from the coding sequence GTGAACGAGCCGGCTCGACGACCGCGGTCCGAGGACCGCGCCACGGACGGCCGGGCCGAGCGCGGCCGGCAGTCCCGGGTGAAGATCGCCGAGGCCGTCCTGTCCCTGCTGGACGAGGGGGAATCCACCTTTCCCGCGGAGCGGGTCGCCGAGCGGGCCGGCGTGTCCCGACGCCTCGTGTTCCACCACTTCACCGACATGTCCGAGCTGGTGGAGACGGCCATCACCCGTCGGCTGGAGCAACTGATCGACCAGATCAGGCCGCTTCCGACCACGGGGCCCCGTATCACTCGGGTGGCGGCCCTGACGGAACAGCGGGCCAGGATCCTGGAGTGGATCACCCCGGCCCAGCTCACCCTGATGCGCCTGGCGACACCGGGTGACCGCGTCACCGAGGTCACCCGAGAGGTGCTGGACCTCGCCCGGGCGCGCCTGGCCGAGGTCTTCGCGGAGGAGCTCGGGCGTCTGCCCGCCGAGCGCGGATCCGAGGTGCTCCACGGACTGGACGCGGTGACGACCTGGGGCGCCTGGTACCACTGGCGCAGCAGCGGCCTGAGCGCCGAAGCGGCCGCCCGCACGATGGAGACGGCGGTCCACGCCCTGCTCGCCACCACGGACCTCTGA
- a CDS encoding AMP-binding protein — protein sequence MGGARWSSSPRRVQEVRVSTASSRASGSTEVPLLRETIGDNLDRTVRRFPDRDALVDVAAGRRWTYAELAVEVDALALGLLDLGIVKGDRVGIWAPNRAEWTLVQYATAKIGAILVTVNPAYRSHELEYVLGQSGIRLLVAAERFKTSDYAAMIEEVRPRCPGLEFTVLFDGPRWDALLERGRGGDPAALARAQAALSPDDPINIQYTSGTTGFPKGATLSHHNILNNGFFVGELCGYDERDRVCIPVPFYHCFGMVMGNLACTSHGAAMVIPAPAFDPSVTLATVEAEACTSLYGVPTMFIAELAAPGFDGYDLSSLRTGIMAGSPCPVEVMNEVIERMGMTEVSICYGMTETSPVSTQTRVDDSVERRVSTVGRVGPHLEVKVVDPRSGRTAPRGTPGELCTRGYSVMLGYWGEPEKTAEAVDPEGWMHTGDLAVMDGDGYLSITGRIKDMVIRGGENLYPREIEEFLHAHPDVLDVQVIGVPDPKYGEELMAWVRMREGAEPLTAQAVRAYCAGRLAHFKIPRYVHVVEEFPMTVTGKIRKIEMRAMATRLLEEETAGAGGA from the coding sequence ATGGGTGGCGCGCGTTGGTCGTCATCGCCGCGGCGAGTCCAGGAGGTACGTGTGTCCACAGCGTCGAGTCGTGCGTCCGGGAGTACCGAGGTCCCGCTGCTCCGCGAGACGATCGGGGACAACCTCGACCGGACCGTACGACGTTTCCCCGACCGGGACGCCCTCGTGGACGTCGCCGCCGGCCGGCGGTGGACGTACGCGGAGCTGGCCGTCGAGGTGGACGCCCTGGCCCTCGGGCTGCTGGACCTCGGGATCGTCAAGGGCGACCGGGTCGGCATCTGGGCGCCCAACCGCGCCGAGTGGACGCTCGTGCAGTACGCCACGGCGAAGATCGGGGCGATCCTGGTCACCGTGAACCCGGCGTACCGCTCGCACGAGCTGGAGTACGTGCTCGGGCAGTCCGGCATCCGGCTGCTGGTCGCGGCGGAGCGCTTCAAGACCTCCGACTACGCGGCGATGATCGAGGAGGTCCGGCCGCGCTGCCCGGGGCTGGAGTTCACCGTCCTGTTCGACGGGCCGCGGTGGGACGCGCTGCTGGAACGCGGGCGCGGCGGCGACCCGGCCGCGCTGGCACGGGCGCAGGCCGCACTGAGCCCGGACGACCCGATCAACATCCAGTACACCTCGGGCACGACGGGCTTCCCCAAGGGAGCCACCCTCTCGCACCACAACATCCTCAACAACGGCTTCTTCGTGGGCGAGCTGTGCGGATACGACGAGCGTGACCGGGTGTGCATCCCGGTGCCCTTCTACCACTGTTTCGGGATGGTGATGGGCAACCTCGCCTGCACCAGCCACGGCGCGGCGATGGTGATCCCCGCGCCCGCCTTCGACCCGTCGGTGACGCTGGCCACGGTGGAGGCGGAGGCCTGCACCTCCCTGTACGGGGTCCCCACCATGTTCATCGCCGAGCTGGCCGCCCCCGGGTTCGACGGGTACGACCTGTCGAGCCTGCGCACCGGGATCATGGCGGGCTCGCCCTGCCCGGTGGAGGTCATGAACGAGGTCATCGAGCGGATGGGGATGACCGAGGTCTCCATCTGTTACGGCATGACGGAGACCTCGCCGGTGTCCACCCAGACCCGTGTGGACGACTCGGTCGAGCGCCGGGTCTCCACGGTGGGCCGCGTCGGCCCGCACCTGGAGGTCAAGGTGGTCGATCCCCGGTCCGGCCGGACCGCCCCGCGCGGCACCCCGGGCGAACTGTGCACCCGGGGCTACTCGGTCATGCTCGGCTACTGGGGCGAGCCCGAGAAGACCGCCGAGGCCGTCGACCCGGAGGGCTGGATGCACACCGGCGACCTGGCCGTCATGGACGGTGACGGCTACCTGAGCATCACCGGCCGCATCAAGGACATGGTGATCCGCGGCGGCGAGAACCTGTACCCCCGCGAGATCGAGGAGTTCCTGCACGCGCACCCCGACGTCCTGGACGTCCAGGTCATCGGGGTGCCCGACCCGAAGTACGGGGAGGAGCTGATGGCGTGGGTACGGATGCGCGAGGGGGCCGAGCCGCTGACCGCCCAGGCCGTCCGCGCGTACTGCGCGGGGCGGCTCGCCCACTTCAAGATCCCCCGCTACGTCCACGTCGTGGAGGAGTTCCCCATGACCGTCACGGGAAAGATCCGCAAGATCGAGATGCGCGCGATGGCGACCCGCCTGCTGGAGGAGGAGACGGCCGGCGCCGGCGGCGCCTGA
- a CDS encoding alpha/beta hydrolase gives MHEYPQSQQPRRSRKKMWIGSAVAVVLLAGAGAGAILWATDRFDGNGESVSYAKPSTGAGKDKETGAGKQAAAPTADPDVSLPAGPFTDFKQTVKLEDGTRISKARVKGAKSGFDGSVWVWTPKEYDRPEYAKSAFPVMIALPGGNGNADNYWATMPKLGLHKAIAEGAAAGKSLPFIVVMPILNPDAKYYYDGSDIPGQAKMGTWIGEDVPDLARANFRTYKSRDGWAFMGNSSGAFVGLKQLLQKPDRFRAVIANGGEIVPDSPLWKGHQAEMDANNPEKLAPKLIGAKGPEVDVLFQYGTKEGGRDRMEKFQQQFGKGPIKVSIHEIQGGDHNGWDYVRGMREGALEQLSKVMKGPKPQ, from the coding sequence GTGCACGAGTACCCGCAGTCGCAGCAGCCCCGCCGATCCCGCAAGAAGATGTGGATCGGCTCCGCGGTGGCCGTGGTCCTGCTCGCCGGCGCCGGCGCCGGGGCGATCCTCTGGGCGACGGACCGGTTCGACGGGAACGGCGAGTCCGTCAGCTACGCGAAGCCCTCGACGGGAGCGGGTAAGGACAAGGAGACCGGCGCCGGGAAGCAGGCCGCCGCGCCGACCGCGGACCCTGACGTGTCCCTCCCCGCCGGTCCCTTCACCGACTTCAAGCAGACCGTCAAGCTGGAGGACGGCACCCGCATATCCAAGGCCCGGGTGAAGGGCGCCAAGTCCGGCTTCGACGGCAGCGTCTGGGTGTGGACGCCCAAGGAGTACGACCGCCCGGAGTACGCCAAGAGCGCCTTCCCGGTCATGATCGCGTTGCCCGGAGGCAACGGGAACGCCGACAACTACTGGGCGACCATGCCGAAGCTGGGCCTCCACAAGGCCATCGCCGAGGGCGCCGCGGCCGGCAAGAGCCTGCCGTTCATCGTGGTCATGCCGATCCTCAACCCGGACGCCAAGTACTACTACGACGGCTCCGACATCCCCGGCCAGGCCAAGATGGGCACCTGGATCGGCGAGGACGTACCCGACCTCGCCCGCGCCAACTTCCGTACCTACAAGTCCCGCGACGGCTGGGCCTTCATGGGCAACTCCTCCGGCGCCTTCGTGGGTCTCAAGCAACTCCTGCAGAAGCCGGACCGCTTCCGGGCCGTCATAGCCAACGGCGGCGAGATCGTCCCCGACTCCCCGCTCTGGAAGGGCCACCAGGCGGAGATGGACGCGAACAACCCCGAGAAGCTCGCGCCGAAGCTGATCGGCGCCAAGGGCCCCGAGGTGGACGTCCTCTTCCAGTACGGCACCAAGGAGGGCGGCCGTGACCGGATGGAGAAGTTCCAGCAGCAGTTCGGCAAGGGTCCGATCAAGGTGTCGATCCACGAGATCCAGGGCGGCGACCACAACGGCTGGGACTACGTCCGGGGCATGCGGGAAGGCGCTCTGGAACAGCTCAGCAAGGTGATGAAGGGGCCGAAGCCGCAGTAG
- a CDS encoding cytochrome P450, producing MSQAMLRKIIDYANRADPYPLYEELRRTPVFHDEDGPYVVSTYHEIQALLHDPRISSDPRNLTLSASDPLGQDEGDDSTLPPVFIRLDPPDHDRLRRITNRPFGPPHSPHRVHDMRGELGGIVSELIDGIVGAGSLERIDLVEQFSYPFPVTVICRLLGVPHEDEPRFHVWADTLAASLDPDPDVDPGTTSKVAADAQIELGMYLAGLIEERRKNPGEDMLSQLAAVDEEPDGSMSTLEIISTAALLLIAGHETTVNLITNGMLTLLRHPDVLRRLREDPQLSVPIVEELLRYEPPVQLLPRRSALADIEVGGVTIPKGATVSLILGSGNRDPKRFENPDRFDPDRTDIQHLGLGSGIHSCFGAPLARLEAQLALSELARRLENPRLLADPPPYRQNAVLRGPRHLPIACDGIRPA from the coding sequence ATGAGCCAAGCCATGCTCCGGAAGATCATCGACTACGCCAACCGCGCCGACCCGTACCCGCTGTACGAGGAGCTGCGCAGGACGCCGGTGTTCCACGACGAGGACGGGCCGTACGTCGTCAGCACCTACCACGAGATCCAGGCCCTGCTGCACGATCCGCGCATCAGCTCCGATCCGCGCAATCTGACGCTGTCGGCGAGCGACCCGTTGGGGCAGGACGAGGGTGACGACTCGACTCTGCCGCCGGTCTTCATCAGGCTCGACCCGCCGGACCACGACCGGCTGCGCCGCATCACGAACCGGCCCTTCGGGCCGCCGCATTCCCCGCACCGGGTCCACGACATGCGCGGCGAGCTCGGTGGCATCGTCTCCGAACTCATCGACGGCATCGTCGGCGCGGGCTCCCTGGAACGGATCGACCTGGTCGAGCAGTTCTCCTATCCCTTCCCGGTGACGGTGATCTGCCGGCTGCTGGGTGTGCCGCACGAGGACGAGCCGCGCTTCCACGTCTGGGCCGACACCCTCGCCGCCAGCCTGGACCCCGATCCGGACGTCGACCCCGGCACCACGTCCAAGGTCGCGGCCGACGCGCAGATCGAGCTCGGCATGTACCTGGCCGGGCTGATCGAGGAACGCCGCAAGAACCCGGGCGAGGACATGCTGTCCCAACTGGCGGCCGTCGACGAGGAACCGGACGGGTCCATGAGCACCCTGGAGATCATCAGCACCGCCGCGCTACTGCTGATCGCGGGTCACGAGACCACGGTCAACTTGATCACCAACGGCATGCTCACCCTGCTGCGCCACCCGGACGTGCTCCGGCGGCTGCGCGAGGACCCGCAGCTGTCCGTACCGATCGTCGAGGAACTGCTGCGCTACGAGCCGCCCGTGCAGCTGCTGCCCCGGCGCAGCGCGCTCGCCGACATCGAGGTGGGCGGGGTGACCATCCCCAAGGGCGCCACGGTTTCGCTGATCCTCGGGTCCGGGAACCGTGACCCCAAGCGGTTCGAGAACCCGGACCGCTTCGACCCCGACCGCACGGACATCCAGCACCTCGGCCTGGGCAGCGGCATCCACAGCTGCTTCGGCGCCCCGCTGGCCCGCCTGGAGGCCCAGCTGGCCCTGAGCGAACTGGCCCGCCGGCTGGAGAACCCCCGACTGCTGGCGGACCCGCCCCCGTACCGCCAGAACGCGGTGCTGCGCGGTCCCCGCCACCTGCCCATCGCCTGCGACGGCATCCGGCCCGCCTGA
- a CDS encoding DUF1775 domain-containing protein, with product MNGTHTRRRLRRLGIAAVGAVVVVGVAAGPAAAHAEVTASDPRALAENVTLSFTSEAESETAGISELRVVLPQGIAPDAVTLKDAPKEWKLTATPDGYAIGGPALATGTDAEYSVTVRQLPDEKSLAFKTLETYGDGKISRWIEVPTDGEKVDNPAPLLKLRAAAPGAKPIAPSPAPSPSPSAVVPSAQPPTAAPSADPVAAAGAGEDAQAASGKAAGSSTGAVVGAIAAVLLSAAAGSFWWVRRNRSQA from the coding sequence ATGAACGGAACACACACGCGTCGCCGGCTCCGCAGGTTGGGTATCGCGGCCGTGGGCGCCGTGGTGGTCGTGGGCGTGGCTGCCGGCCCGGCCGCCGCGCATGCCGAGGTCACCGCCTCCGACCCGCGTGCACTCGCCGAGAACGTGACGCTGTCCTTCACCTCCGAGGCCGAATCGGAGACCGCGGGCATCTCGGAGTTGCGGGTGGTCCTGCCGCAGGGCATCGCTCCGGACGCCGTCACCCTGAAGGACGCTCCGAAGGAGTGGAAGCTGACGGCCACGCCGGACGGTTACGCGATCGGCGGCCCGGCCCTCGCGACCGGCACGGACGCCGAGTACAGCGTCACCGTACGCCAGTTGCCCGACGAGAAGTCCCTGGCCTTCAAGACCCTGGAGACCTACGGCGACGGGAAGATCTCCCGCTGGATCGAGGTGCCCACCGACGGCGAGAAGGTCGACAACCCCGCCCCGTTGCTCAAGCTCCGGGCGGCGGCTCCCGGCGCCAAGCCGATCGCGCCCAGCCCCGCGCCGTCGCCGTCGCCGAGCGCGGTCGTCCCCTCCGCCCAGCCTCCGACCGCAGCCCCGTCGGCCGATCCCGTCGCGGCCGCGGGCGCCGGTGAGGACGCGCAGGCGGCGAGCGGCAAGGCCGCGGGCAGCAGCACCGGGGCCGTCGTCGGCGCGATCGCCGCCGTCCTCCTGTCGGCCGCGGCCGGCTCCTTCTGGTGGGTACGCCGCAACCGCAGCCAGGCCTGA
- a CDS encoding coproporphyrinogen-III oxidase family protein — MTSSLHQELADHIEQGVIPPYQYSYPPRSTYRPLPEGRWTVPDVWARDLANHQVPELNLYLHVPFCDRKCGFCNLYTIISTDEDVFDAYTDALCTQIRDHAEIIQARRLRTIYIGGGTPALLGPRHFEQIFTTIGEVYPNWRSTAEEVAVEATPSSIADAPDEFKALIDMGLTRANVGIQSLVPREIREAGRGGEDENVIRRAVRTAHELGLPDLSTDLIMGFAGQTPETWRQSVDELAALRPTTISTYFLTVRPDAWFSRTGAYQYMWQPELYERYDYARQVFLDHGYVQEGSVRYKKPGRGGYVQKVLTFHGVPLLGLGVGARSYTSVLDYMCGSVKPSAAEVADYIERARNHELVPVTGFELTAEELVRKRLVLDTFDLDLAELDRFGYQKHAAEFEPVLDAAESNGLIHRLGRRVQLTPKGFKYRDVLSWMFYSGSVKDLDRAYYENLHAANKRARRNMGATPVRITGIDLREREGVA, encoded by the coding sequence GTGACCAGCAGCCTGCACCAGGAGCTCGCCGACCACATCGAGCAGGGAGTCATTCCGCCCTACCAGTACTCGTACCCGCCCCGCTCCACGTACCGTCCGCTCCCGGAGGGCAGGTGGACCGTGCCCGACGTCTGGGCGAGGGATCTGGCCAACCATCAGGTCCCCGAGCTCAACCTCTATCTGCACGTCCCCTTCTGCGACCGCAAATGCGGCTTCTGCAACCTCTACACGATCATCAGCACCGACGAGGACGTCTTCGACGCCTACACCGACGCCCTCTGTACCCAGATCCGCGATCACGCGGAGATCATCCAGGCCCGGCGGTTACGCACCATCTACATCGGCGGCGGCACCCCGGCACTGCTGGGGCCCCGCCACTTCGAGCAGATCTTCACCACCATCGGCGAGGTCTACCCCAACTGGCGCTCCACGGCCGAGGAAGTCGCCGTGGAGGCCACCCCGTCGTCGATCGCCGACGCGCCCGACGAGTTCAAGGCCCTCATCGACATGGGCCTCACCCGCGCCAACGTCGGCATCCAGTCCCTCGTCCCGCGCGAGATCCGCGAGGCGGGCCGCGGCGGCGAGGACGAGAATGTGATCCGCCGCGCCGTCCGCACCGCCCACGAACTCGGCCTGCCGGACCTGTCCACCGACCTGATCATGGGCTTCGCGGGGCAGACGCCCGAGACCTGGCGCCAGAGCGTGGACGAGCTGGCCGCACTCCGGCCCACCACCATCAGCACCTACTTCCTCACGGTGCGGCCGGACGCCTGGTTCTCCAGGACCGGCGCCTACCAGTACATGTGGCAGCCCGAGCTGTACGAGCGCTACGACTACGCCCGCCAGGTGTTCCTCGACCACGGCTACGTCCAGGAGGGCTCCGTCCGCTACAAGAAGCCCGGTCGCGGCGGCTACGTCCAGAAGGTGCTCACCTTCCACGGCGTACCGCTGCTCGGCCTCGGCGTCGGAGCCCGCTCGTACACGAGCGTGCTCGACTACATGTGCGGCAGCGTGAAGCCCTCGGCGGCCGAGGTCGCCGACTACATCGAGCGGGCCAGGAACCACGAGCTGGTGCCCGTCACCGGCTTCGAACTGACCGCCGAGGAGCTCGTCCGCAAGCGGCTGGTCCTGGACACCTTCGACCTCGACCTCGCGGAGCTCGACCGCTTCGGCTACCAGAAGCACGCCGCCGAATTCGAGCCCGTCCTCGACGCGGCCGAGTCCAACGGGCTCATCCACCGCCTCGGTCGACGGGTCCAACTGACCCCCAAGGGCTTCAAGTACCGCGACGTGCTGTCCTGGATGTTCTACTCCGGGTCCGTCAAGGACCTCGACCGCGCGTACTACGAGAACCTCCACGCGGCGAACAAGCGCGCTCGGCGGAACATGGGGGCGACACCGGTACGGATCACCGGCATCGACCTGCGCGAGCGCGAGGGAGTCGCGTGA
- a CDS encoding RidA family protein, whose product MTAKITRINPEQLHETPGYHHITVVETGRTAYLAGQCPLDRSGSLVGSGSLEAQVDQVVANALIALAAVDAEPNHVVRSVIYVRSDDRDVLGVAWRRLTDSALGPAFTTASTLLGVSQLGFTGQLIEVDLTVALPG is encoded by the coding sequence ATGACTGCGAAGATCACTCGTATCAACCCCGAGCAGCTGCACGAGACGCCCGGCTATCACCACATCACCGTGGTGGAGACCGGCCGTACGGCCTACCTGGCGGGGCAGTGCCCTCTCGATCGCAGCGGTTCCCTCGTCGGTTCCGGATCGCTCGAGGCACAGGTCGACCAGGTCGTCGCGAACGCACTCATCGCCTTGGCCGCGGTCGATGCCGAGCCGAACCATGTGGTGCGCTCGGTGATCTACGTGCGGAGCGACGACAGAGACGTGCTGGGCGTCGCTTGGCGCCGGCTCACCGACTCAGCTCTCGGGCCGGCGTTCACCACCGCCAGCACACTGTTGGGTGTGTCGCAGCTCGGCTTCACGGGGCAGCTCATCGAAGTGGACCTCACCGTGGCACTGCCCGGCTGA
- a CDS encoding DUF1152 domain-containing protein, protein MSDLYIAAGGGGDALGTLIAAHALAADPADPANPADPARAPLIATYAWERPEIDPAAGGPLGERDFDGLVHEGGGIRGGGFAAFTPATRARPPAGSTLPALAGDLPARLLLLDPARGLACLSRQIGAMAEAAGGGRIRVVDIGGDILTHGDEPDLCSPFGDALTLAACHLTGIPTTVHVAGLGLDGEIGERLLLERLGGYRPLVPDREAATAAARALAWHPSEASALWAAAIHGSRGTVRTARTVIHLTDTSPGLHPLPLPEAIAHNVVARALVAERPATLGAAADVSHRLTGIPGLESERARTSQRDRPTREIAFLDRDTAMKSLHEAADGTDHLTLRHAARSLGLTWTDIPALRAVLTTDTPLLRLTP, encoded by the coding sequence GTGAGCGATCTGTACATCGCGGCGGGTGGCGGCGGCGACGCGCTCGGGACCCTCATCGCCGCCCACGCCCTCGCGGCGGACCCGGCCGACCCGGCGAACCCGGCCGACCCGGCCCGCGCGCCGCTGATCGCCACCTACGCGTGGGAGCGCCCCGAGATCGACCCGGCCGCCGGCGGCCCCCTCGGGGAACGCGACTTCGACGGGCTCGTGCACGAGGGCGGCGGGATCCGGGGCGGCGGTTTCGCGGCCTTCACGCCGGCCACCCGGGCCCGCCCGCCGGCCGGATCCACCCTGCCCGCCCTCGCCGGGGACCTGCCGGCCCGGCTGCTGCTCCTCGACCCCGCCCGGGGGCTCGCCTGCCTGTCACGGCAGATCGGAGCCATGGCCGAAGCCGCGGGCGGCGGCCGGATCCGCGTCGTCGACATCGGCGGCGACATCCTGACCCACGGGGACGAGCCCGACCTGTGCAGCCCGTTCGGGGACGCGCTCACGCTCGCCGCCTGCCACCTCACCGGCATCCCGACCACCGTCCACGTCGCGGGGCTCGGCCTGGACGGCGAGATCGGTGAGCGGCTCCTGCTCGAACGCCTCGGCGGATACCGCCCCCTCGTCCCCGACCGGGAGGCGGCGACCGCGGCCGCCCGCGCACTGGCCTGGCACCCCTCCGAGGCGTCCGCGCTGTGGGCCGCGGCCATCCACGGCTCCCGCGGCACCGTCCGTACCGCCCGCACCGTCATCCACCTCACGGACACCTCCCCGGGCCTCCACCCCCTGCCACTGCCGGAGGCGATCGCCCACAACGTGGTCGCCCGAGCCCTCGTCGCCGAGCGCCCTGCGACCCTGGGGGCCGCCGCCGACGTCTCCCACCGGCTCACCGGCATTCCCGGGCTGGAGAGCGAGCGCGCCCGAACGTCCCAACGGGACCGGCCCACGCGGGAGATCGCCTTCCTCGACCGGGACACGGCCATGAAGTCCCTGCACGAAGCGGCCGACGGAACGGACCACCTCACCCTCCGCCACGCCGCCCGCTCGCTCGGCCTCACCTGGACGGACATCCCCGCCCTCCGAGCGGTCCTCACGACGGACACCCCCCTCCTGCGGCTCACCCCGTAA
- a CDS encoding DUF3291 domain-containing protein, with protein sequence MPRLALYTFGVLQTPLADPTPRTHEFYDIGGAVYRKIGQHPGYLGRAEVAGGDRGLLFGADWGAWGEFVVPTWYGKGRTVETTALAATLSLWTDLDPAFDAVYTGPHREALNRRHDWFERSRHPNYVCWWVPDGAIPTWQDGVSRLEHLHDHGTAPHAFTFHHSFTPDGTPTRVEAIGPKSDRVR encoded by the coding sequence ATGCCCCGTCTTGCGCTGTACACATTCGGCGTCCTGCAGACACCTCTCGCCGATCCCACCCCTCGCACGCACGAGTTCTACGACATCGGTGGGGCCGTCTACCGGAAGATCGGTCAGCATCCCGGATATCTCGGGCGTGCTGAAGTGGCAGGCGGTGACCGGGGTTTGCTCTTCGGGGCGGACTGGGGTGCATGGGGAGAGTTCGTCGTCCCGACCTGGTACGGCAAGGGCCGCACGGTGGAAACCACCGCCCTGGCCGCGACGCTCTCGCTCTGGACCGACCTGGACCCCGCCTTCGACGCCGTCTACACCGGTCCGCACCGTGAGGCGCTGAACAGGCGTCACGACTGGTTCGAGAGGTCACGGCACCCGAACTACGTGTGCTGGTGGGTCCCCGACGGCGCGATACCCACCTGGCAGGACGGGGTCTCCCGGCTGGAACACCTCCACGACCACGGCACCGCGCCGCACGCGTTCACCTTCCACCACTCGTTCACCCCGGACGGAACTCCGACCAGGGTCGAAGCCATCGGGCCGAAGAGCGACCGGGTCCGCTGA
- a CDS encoding ATP-grasp domain-containing protein has translation MIEPMGNAGRFLVEAADRLGVRLYAATHKDVHEGYPQWLRAALAGVCATDLTDTPSALGDMDAFCRQHGIAGVAPCFELFTPLAALLADRLGLPGNDPRLARAARNKIEMGEAFAAAGIPAPRWAVAHDAAEAYRVARGLGRPLVVKPAEQGGSWGVSVVDGPDGSDAQHATGAPHGPEAPEVPEGLASAVAAARRFTHAHPHGLELDTRVLLQEYIPGGEYSCDTVVAGGVAYPLPVVAKDTTEGRYRIETGHTCPSGLPEPLVRTVQHLAARAALAVGVRNGIAHTEVKIPPGTETPYVIETGARLPGDNLCEVVEAATGVSEAVAHLQAVLGRLPDTVPSRTAAASIRFLLPERGGVLRRVSIPDLPGTHGEVHLAPGTPVPEPADSSCRIGHVVARAETADQARGLAERVAARSRVEMG, from the coding sequence GTGATCGAACCGATGGGGAACGCGGGACGGTTCCTCGTCGAGGCGGCAGACCGGCTGGGGGTGCGCCTGTACGCGGCCACCCACAAGGACGTCCACGAGGGCTACCCGCAGTGGCTGCGGGCCGCCCTCGCGGGGGTGTGCGCGACCGACCTGACGGATACCCCGAGTGCGTTGGGGGACATGGACGCCTTCTGCCGGCAGCACGGCATCGCCGGTGTCGCCCCCTGCTTCGAGCTGTTCACCCCGCTCGCCGCGCTGCTCGCCGACCGGCTCGGCCTGCCCGGGAACGATCCCCGGCTCGCACGGGCGGCCAGGAACAAGATCGAGATGGGGGAGGCGTTCGCGGCGGCCGGGATCCCCGCACCCCGTTGGGCGGTCGCGCACGACGCCGCCGAGGCCTACCGGGTGGCGCGGGGGCTCGGCCGGCCGTTGGTGGTGAAGCCCGCGGAACAGGGCGGCTCGTGGGGCGTGTCCGTGGTCGACGGCCCGGACGGCTCGGACGCCCAGCACGCTACGGGGGCCCCGCACGGCCCGGAGGCTCCGGAGGTCCCGGAGGGGCTCGCCTCGGCGGTCGCCGCGGCCCGGCGGTTCACGCACGCCCACCCGCACGGCCTGGAGCTGGACACGCGGGTCCTGCTGCAGGAGTACATCCCAGGGGGGGAGTACTCCTGCGACACGGTCGTCGCGGGTGGGGTGGCCTACCCTCTGCCGGTCGTCGCGAAGGACACCACCGAGGGCCGGTACCGCATCGAGACCGGGCACACCTGCCCGTCCGGTCTCCCCGAGCCACTGGTCAGGACGGTGCAGCACCTCGCGGCGCGGGCGGCGCTCGCCGTCGGCGTCCGCAACGGCATCGCGCACACGGAGGTGAAGATTCCGCCGGGCACGGAGACGCCGTACGTGATCGAGACCGGCGCCCGCCTGCCCGGGGACAACCTGTGCGAGGTCGTCGAGGCCGCGACGGGAGTCAGCGAGGCCGTGGCCCACCTCCAGGCCGTGCTCGGCCGGCTGCCCGACACCGTCCCCTCCCGTACGGCGGCGGCGTCGATCCGATTCCTGCTGCCCGAGCGCGGCGGGGTGCTGCGGCGGGTGTCCATCCCGGACCTGCCCGGTACGCACGGCGAGGTGCACCTGGCGCCCGGGACGCCGGTGCCGGAGCCGGCGGACTCGAGCTGCCGGATCGGGCACGTGGTGGCCCGCGCGGAGACGGCGGACCAGGCGCGCGGGCTGGCCGAGCGGGTGGCCGCCCGGTCCCGAGTGGAGATGGGCTGA